A part of Vigna radiata var. radiata cultivar VC1973A chromosome 11, Vradiata_ver6, whole genome shotgun sequence genomic DNA contains:
- the LOC106778112 gene encoding uncharacterized protein LOC106778112 isoform X3: MTSLSLAIILLLSVSVHACTARFSSLSKKDTPHKELDKVKLLETLTASSSFKDYRLQENQQQQQKLANNELNTFESCSMSSTLKEPIVEAASGTSLQMDSPSFLAAEAKDTKAHAMHR; encoded by the exons ATGACTTCTCTTTCTCTTGCCATCATCCTTCTCCTTAGTGTTTCTGTGCATGCATGCACTGCCCGATTTTCTAGTCTTTCTAAAAAAGACACCCCTCATAAG GAACTAGACAAGGTCAAATTATTGGAGACGTTAACTGCATCTAGTAGCTTCAAGGATTACAGGCTACAGGAAAATCAACAGCAGCAACAGAAACTCGCGAATAATGAATTGAACACTTTTGAGAGTTGTAGCATGTCATCCACTTTGAAGGAACCGATCGTAGAGGCAGCTTCAG GGACATCTTTGCAAATGGATTCGCCATCCTTTCTCGCAGCAGAG GCTAAAGACACCAAGGCACATGCAATGCATCGTTGA
- the LOC106778112 gene encoding uncharacterized protein LOC106778112 isoform X1: MTSLSLAIILLLSVSVHACTARFSSLSKKDTPHKELDKVKLLETLTASSSFKDYRLQENQQQQQKLANNELNTFESCSMSSTLKEPIVEAASGTSLQMDSPSFLAAEDERGPARSMLGAAEHHHVEEIMVTKASDTAEDIVEMDYAQPHRKPPIHNEKP, from the exons ATGACTTCTCTTTCTCTTGCCATCATCCTTCTCCTTAGTGTTTCTGTGCATGCATGCACTGCCCGATTTTCTAGTCTTTCTAAAAAAGACACCCCTCATAAG GAACTAGACAAGGTCAAATTATTGGAGACGTTAACTGCATCTAGTAGCTTCAAGGATTACAGGCTACAGGAAAATCAACAGCAGCAACAGAAACTCGCGAATAATGAATTGAACACTTTTGAGAGTTGTAGCATGTCATCCACTTTGAAGGAACCGATCGTAGAGGCAGCTTCAG GGACATCTTTGCAAATGGATTCGCCATCCTTTCTCGCAGCAGAG GATGAGAGGGGGCCTGCACGGTCAATGCTGGGAGCTGCTGAGCATCATCACGTTGAAGAAATAATGGTTACAAAGGCTAGTGACACTGCAGAGGACATAGTTGAAATGGACTATGCTCAACCTCATCGGAAACCACCCATTCATAATGAAAAACCTTGA
- the LOC106778112 gene encoding uncharacterized protein LOC106778112 isoform X4 produces MTSLSLAIILLLSVSVHACTARFSSLSKKDTPHKELDKVKLLETLTASSSFKDYRLQENQQQQQKLANNELNTFESCSMSSTLKEPIVEAASGTSLQMDSPSFLAAEGCVG; encoded by the exons ATGACTTCTCTTTCTCTTGCCATCATCCTTCTCCTTAGTGTTTCTGTGCATGCATGCACTGCCCGATTTTCTAGTCTTTCTAAAAAAGACACCCCTCATAAG GAACTAGACAAGGTCAAATTATTGGAGACGTTAACTGCATCTAGTAGCTTCAAGGATTACAGGCTACAGGAAAATCAACAGCAGCAACAGAAACTCGCGAATAATGAATTGAACACTTTTGAGAGTTGTAGCATGTCATCCACTTTGAAGGAACCGATCGTAGAGGCAGCTTCAG GGACATCTTTGCAAATGGATTCGCCATCCTTTCTCGCAGCAGAG GGTTGTGTAGGATGA
- the LOC106778112 gene encoding autophagy-related protein 8f isoform X2, which produces MARSYFKQEHDLEKRRAEAARIREKYPDRIPVIVEKAERSDIPSIDKKKYLVPADLTVGQFVYVIRKRIKLSAEKAIFIFVDNVLPPTGAIMSAIYDEKKDEDGFLYVTYSGENTFGDFISIQEPL; this is translated from the exons ATGGCAAGGAGCTACTTCAAACAAGAGCATGATCTTG AGAAGAGAAGAGCAGAGGCGGCTagaattagagaaaaatatCCAGACAGGATCCCG GTTATTGTGGAGAAGGCAGAAAGAAGTGACATCCCAAGTATTGACAAGAAAAA GTACCTTGTCCCTGCTGACTTAACTGTTGGACAGTTTGTCTACGTGATCCGCAAAAGGATCAAGCTAAGTGCAGAAAAGGCAATCTTTATATTTGTGGACAACGTCCTTCCTCCTACAG GAGCAATTATGTCTGCCATATATGATGAGAAGAAGGACGAGGATGGGTTTCTCTATGTTACATACAGTGGCGAGAACACCTTTGGGGATTTCATTTCCATTCAGGAGCCCTTATAA